The Actinomycetes bacterium genome contains a region encoding:
- a CDS encoding SDR family oxidoreductase: MSVPSHDLPPGADVGTGAATGSTDVHERDDRSGGALLAREPCVAQPVAIVTGGGSGIGAAAAHRLVRDGCRVVIVDIDGPRARQVAATVPGPAVAVVADVSEEDGVTAAMQAALDTFGGADRFFLNAGVGSSTPLVDESVEAFDRLVRLDLRSVFLGLRAVLRHCRDNATTAAVVVTTSTAALSGSDLASYSAAKHGAWALTRTAAIEGAALGVRVNAIAPGSIDTPMMHALEAHLGGGPEAARILHATTPLGRHADRYGSPDEVANVVAFLLSDAASWVTGVTVPVDGGVLAADPYRLPEEGP; the protein is encoded by the coding sequence ATGTCCGTCCCCTCGCACGACCTACCGCCCGGTGCCGATGTCGGTACCGGTGCCGCCACCGGCAGCACGGACGTCCACGAACGCGACGACCGCTCAGGTGGGGCGCTGCTCGCCCGCGAGCCGTGCGTTGCGCAGCCGGTGGCCATCGTCACCGGCGGGGGCAGCGGCATCGGCGCCGCTGCCGCCCACCGGCTGGTTCGAGACGGCTGTCGCGTCGTGATCGTCGACATCGACGGCCCCCGTGCGCGGCAGGTGGCCGCTACCGTCCCGGGGCCCGCGGTGGCTGTCGTCGCCGACGTCTCCGAGGAGGACGGAGTGACGGCCGCCATGCAGGCGGCGCTGGACACCTTCGGCGGGGCCGACCGGTTCTTCCTCAACGCCGGCGTGGGCTCCTCGACCCCCCTGGTCGACGAGAGCGTCGAGGCGTTCGACCGGCTGGTGCGCCTCGACCTGCGCTCGGTGTTCCTGGGGCTGCGCGCGGTGCTTCGGCACTGTCGCGACAACGCCACCACGGCGGCGGTCGTCGTCACGACGTCGACCGCCGCGCTGAGCGGCTCCGACCTGGCCTCCTACAGCGCGGCCAAGCATGGAGCGTGGGCCCTGACGAGAACCGCGGCGATCGAGGGCGCAGCCCTCGGCGTACGGGTCAACGCGATCGCGCCCGGGTCCATCGACACCCCGATGATGCACGCGCTGGAGGCCCACCTCGGCGGCGGGCCGGAGGCAGCGCGCATCCTGCACGCGACGACGCCCCTGGGCCGGCACGCCGACCGGTACGGCTCCCCCGACGAGGTCGCCAACGTCGTCGCGTTCCTGCTCAGCGACGCCGCGAGCTGGGTCACCGGGGTCACCGTCCCGGTCGACGGCGGGGTGCTCGCCGCCGATCCGTACCGACTCCCCGAGGAGGGGCCATGA